Proteins from one Esox lucius isolate fEsoLuc1 chromosome 19, fEsoLuc1.pri, whole genome shotgun sequence genomic window:
- the prpf18 gene encoding pre-mRNA-splicing factor 18 isoform X1 — translation MDILKAEIARKRKLIEEKDLVDDSKKYFKRADLARKEEEEYFKRCGYKVQKETPERQLEKKVEKAEPSTSSNTALEMEMTEEKLPMSLSRQEVIRRLRERGEPVRLFAESDYEAFQRLRKIEILAPEVNKGLRNDLKAAMDKIDAQYLNEIVGGTGEPGEVDTQHDLKVHEADTTIEELEALGKSLGTGDDNRDQDVIDKVLRFLLGVWAKDLNSREDHVKRSVQGKLASATQKQTESYLKPLFRKLRKKSLPADIKESITDIIKFMLQREYVKANDAYLQMAIGNAPWPIGVTMVGIHARTGREKIFSKHVAHVLNDETQRKYIQGLKRLMTICQKHFSTDPSKCVEYNAL, via the exons ATGGATATCTTAAAAGCTGAAATCGCAAGGAAGAGAAAACTAATAGAAGAAAAAGACCTTGTTGAT GATTCAAAGAAATACTTCAAACGAGCCGATCTTGCCCGAAAAGAAGAGGAAGAGTATTTCAAAAGATGTGGTTACAAG GTTCAGAAAGAGACACCTGAGAGACAG CTGGAGAAGAAAGTGGAGAAGGCAGAGCCCTCCACTTCATCCAACACCGCCTTGGAGATGGAGATGACTGAGGAGAAGCTCCCAATGTCGCTTTCCAGGCAGGAG GTGATCCGGCGGCTGAGGGAGCGAGGGGAACCCGTGCGTCTTTTTGCAGAGTCCGACTATGAGGCTTTCCAGAGGCTCAGGAAGATTGAGATTCTTGCCCCAGAAGTCAACAAG GGTTTGAGGAACGACCTCAAAGCTGCCATGGATAAGATTGACGCACAGTACCTGAATGAGATCGTAGGGGGCACTGGGGAGCCGGGGGAAGTGGACACACAACACGACCTGAAAGTACATGAGGCCGACACCACCATTGAGGAGCTGGAG GCTCTGGGGAAATCTCTGGGGACGGGCGATGACAATAGGGACCAGGATGTCATTGACAAAGTCCTGAGG TTTCTGCTGGGAGTCTGGGCAAAAGACCTGAACAGTCGAGAGGACCATGTGAAGCGCAGCGTCCAGGGCAAACTGGCCAGTGCCacccagaaacagacagagtcCTACCTTAAACCGCTCTTCAGGAAGCTACGGAAGAAG aGTTTACCTGCGGATATTAAAGAATCAATCACTGACATCATTAAATTCATGCTGCAGAGAGAATATGTGAAG GCCAACGATGCGTATCTGCAGATGGCCATTGGTAATGCCCCCTGGCCCATCGGGGTGACCATGGTGGGTATCCATGCCCGGACGGGGCGAGAGAAGATCTTCTCCAAACACGTGGCCCACGTCCTCAACGACGAGACCCAGAGGAAATACATTCAG GGTCTCAAACGGTTGATGACAATCTGCCAGAAACACTTTTCTACAGACCCCTCAAAATGTGTGGAGTACAATGCACTGTAG
- the bend7 gene encoding BEN domain-containing protein 7 isoform X1 — translation MEFSERKRRRKSQSFKLVQEQDLNSGSFDSDVNIHVNGESKDATMPEAWLGDEGMEIKRQITGMMRLLSDKAGRVYQRVGAEGDSLKQEPQEEHQSWEQLATLPPVLEECQMSVWRPAEESEAPPLPVSTPVPKCEGSGKYGTRSKTQRMLNTKGAVKTNDVDQAVVDAPCCMCNCKSTLQAILQELRAMRRLMQTQKGVQEKQEHTSPPCPPCPVPPALRRRSRKRRPVHKVAPLTAPKRAAVLPLPPCVPLERLSRDTERPVLTPTLTALAASPDLSAQTLSMQNKPIQRLDVHSSSYRQPKGLQTPESEVRLAEDYDVFIPKAQLDSILVNYTRSGSLLFRKLVCAFFDDNTLANSLPNGKRKRGLNDHRKGLDQNIVGAIKVFTEKYCTAHRIEKLPGPRDWVQILQDQIKLARRRLKRDICIYSTLLLSLSITTRSIWLLSLLLKNLFSFLEKWRGSF, via the exons ATGGAGTTTAGCGAGAGGAAAAGAAGACGCAAATCTCAGAGCTTCAAACTGGTCCAAGAGCAAG ATTTAAACTCTGGGAGTTTTGACAGTGACGTCAATATACACGTCAATGGAGAGTCCAAAGATGCGACCATGCCCGAAG CCTGGCTGGGTGATGAGGGTATGGAGATCAAGCGACAGATCACAGGCATGATGCGTCTGCTGAGTGACAAGGCCGGTCGGGTGTACCAGCGTGTGGGAGCTGAGGGGGACAGTCTCAAACAGGAGCCCCAGGAGGAGCACCAGAGCTGGGAACAGCTTGCTACTTTGCCCCCTGTCTTGGAAGAGTGCCAGATGAGTGTCTGGAGACCAGCAGAGGAATCGGAGGCCCCTCCCTTGCCTGTGTCCACCCCGGTCCCCAAATGCGAGGGGTCTGGCAAATACGGCACCCGCTCCAAGACCCAGAGGATGCTTAACACCAAAGGCGCAGTCAAAACAAATG ACGTGGACCAGGCTGTGGTAGACGCTCCCTGTTGCATGTGCAACTGTAAGAGCACCTTACAAGCCATTCTACAGGAGCTCCGAGCTATGAGGAGGCTAATGCAGACACAGAAAGGTGTCCAGGAGAAGCAGGAGCACACAAGCCCTCCCTGCCCGCCTTGCCCCGTACCCCCAGCGCTGCGGCGTAGATCCCGCAAGAGACGCCCTGTCCACAAGGTGGCTCCACTCACTGCTCCTAAGAGGGCAgctgtcctccctctccccccctgtGTACCACTGGAGAGGCTGAGCAGAGACACGGAGAGACCTGTGCTCACGCCCACCTTAACTGCTCTCGCCGCCTCACCTGACCTCTCTGCACAAACCCTGTCCATGCAGAACAAGCCCATCCAGCGCCTTGACGTGCACTCTTCTAGCTACAGACAACCCAAAGGTCTGCAGACCCCAGAG AGTGAGGTTCGCCTAGCGGAGGACTATGATGTGTTTATCCCCAAAGCCCAGCTAGATTCAATCCTGGTCAACTACACACGATCTGGGAGCCTGCTCTTCAGGAAGCTG GTGTGCGCGTTCTTTGACGACAACACACTCGCTAACTCACTGCCCAACGGCAAGAGGAAGAGAGGTCTGAACGACCACAGAAAAGGACTTGACCAGAACATTGTTGGGGCTATTAAAG TATTTACAGAGAAGTACTGCACAGCTCACAGAATAGAGAAGTTGCCAGGCCCGCGGGACTGGGTTCAGATTCTGCAGGACCAGATCAAACTGGCACGCAGACGCCtaaagagag ATATATGCATCTATTCCACCCTTTTGCTGTCTCTATCAATAACTACAAGAAGCATTTGGTTGCTGTCATTGCTGCTAAAG AATCTCTTCAGCTTTctggagaaatggagagggagTTTCTAA
- the bend7 gene encoding BEN domain-containing protein 7 isoform X3, protein MPEAWLGDEGMEIKRQITGMMRLLSDKAGRVYQRVGAEGDSLKQEPQEEHQSWEQLATLPPVLEECQMSVWRPAEESEAPPLPVSTPVPKCEGSGKYGTRSKTQRMLNTKGAVKTNDVDQAVVDAPCCMCNCKSTLQAILQELRAMRRLMQTQKGVQEKQEHTSPPCPPCPVPPALRRRSRKRRPVHKVAPLTAPKRAAVLPLPPCVPLERLSRDTERPVLTPTLTALAASPDLSAQTLSMQNKPIQRLDVHSSSYRQPKGLQTPESEVRLAEDYDVFIPKAQLDSILVNYTRSGSLLFRKLVCAFFDDNTLANSLPNGKRKRGLNDHRKGLDQNIVGAIKVFTEKYCTAHRIEKLPGPRDWVQILQDQIKLARRRLKRDICIYSTLLLSLSITTRSIWLLSLLLKNLFSFLEKWRGSF, encoded by the exons ATGCCCGAAG CCTGGCTGGGTGATGAGGGTATGGAGATCAAGCGACAGATCACAGGCATGATGCGTCTGCTGAGTGACAAGGCCGGTCGGGTGTACCAGCGTGTGGGAGCTGAGGGGGACAGTCTCAAACAGGAGCCCCAGGAGGAGCACCAGAGCTGGGAACAGCTTGCTACTTTGCCCCCTGTCTTGGAAGAGTGCCAGATGAGTGTCTGGAGACCAGCAGAGGAATCGGAGGCCCCTCCCTTGCCTGTGTCCACCCCGGTCCCCAAATGCGAGGGGTCTGGCAAATACGGCACCCGCTCCAAGACCCAGAGGATGCTTAACACCAAAGGCGCAGTCAAAACAAATG ACGTGGACCAGGCTGTGGTAGACGCTCCCTGTTGCATGTGCAACTGTAAGAGCACCTTACAAGCCATTCTACAGGAGCTCCGAGCTATGAGGAGGCTAATGCAGACACAGAAAGGTGTCCAGGAGAAGCAGGAGCACACAAGCCCTCCCTGCCCGCCTTGCCCCGTACCCCCAGCGCTGCGGCGTAGATCCCGCAAGAGACGCCCTGTCCACAAGGTGGCTCCACTCACTGCTCCTAAGAGGGCAgctgtcctccctctccccccctgtGTACCACTGGAGAGGCTGAGCAGAGACACGGAGAGACCTGTGCTCACGCCCACCTTAACTGCTCTCGCCGCCTCACCTGACCTCTCTGCACAAACCCTGTCCATGCAGAACAAGCCCATCCAGCGCCTTGACGTGCACTCTTCTAGCTACAGACAACCCAAAGGTCTGCAGACCCCAGAG AGTGAGGTTCGCCTAGCGGAGGACTATGATGTGTTTATCCCCAAAGCCCAGCTAGATTCAATCCTGGTCAACTACACACGATCTGGGAGCCTGCTCTTCAGGAAGCTG GTGTGCGCGTTCTTTGACGACAACACACTCGCTAACTCACTGCCCAACGGCAAGAGGAAGAGAGGTCTGAACGACCACAGAAAAGGACTTGACCAGAACATTGTTGGGGCTATTAAAG TATTTACAGAGAAGTACTGCACAGCTCACAGAATAGAGAAGTTGCCAGGCCCGCGGGACTGGGTTCAGATTCTGCAGGACCAGATCAAACTGGCACGCAGACGCCtaaagagag ATATATGCATCTATTCCACCCTTTTGCTGTCTCTATCAATAACTACAAGAAGCATTTGGTTGCTGTCATTGCTGCTAAAG AATCTCTTCAGCTTTctggagaaatggagagggagTTTCTAA
- the prpf18 gene encoding pre-mRNA-splicing factor 18 isoform X2, whose product MDILKAEIARKRKLIEEKDLVDDSKKYFKRADLARKEEEEYFKRCGYKLEKKVEKAEPSTSSNTALEMEMTEEKLPMSLSRQEVIRRLRERGEPVRLFAESDYEAFQRLRKIEILAPEVNKGLRNDLKAAMDKIDAQYLNEIVGGTGEPGEVDTQHDLKVHEADTTIEELEALGKSLGTGDDNRDQDVIDKVLRFLLGVWAKDLNSREDHVKRSVQGKLASATQKQTESYLKPLFRKLRKKSLPADIKESITDIIKFMLQREYVKANDAYLQMAIGNAPWPIGVTMVGIHARTGREKIFSKHVAHVLNDETQRKYIQGLKRLMTICQKHFSTDPSKCVEYNAL is encoded by the exons ATGGATATCTTAAAAGCTGAAATCGCAAGGAAGAGAAAACTAATAGAAGAAAAAGACCTTGTTGAT GATTCAAAGAAATACTTCAAACGAGCCGATCTTGCCCGAAAAGAAGAGGAAGAGTATTTCAAAAGATGTGGTTACAAG CTGGAGAAGAAAGTGGAGAAGGCAGAGCCCTCCACTTCATCCAACACCGCCTTGGAGATGGAGATGACTGAGGAGAAGCTCCCAATGTCGCTTTCCAGGCAGGAG GTGATCCGGCGGCTGAGGGAGCGAGGGGAACCCGTGCGTCTTTTTGCAGAGTCCGACTATGAGGCTTTCCAGAGGCTCAGGAAGATTGAGATTCTTGCCCCAGAAGTCAACAAG GGTTTGAGGAACGACCTCAAAGCTGCCATGGATAAGATTGACGCACAGTACCTGAATGAGATCGTAGGGGGCACTGGGGAGCCGGGGGAAGTGGACACACAACACGACCTGAAAGTACATGAGGCCGACACCACCATTGAGGAGCTGGAG GCTCTGGGGAAATCTCTGGGGACGGGCGATGACAATAGGGACCAGGATGTCATTGACAAAGTCCTGAGG TTTCTGCTGGGAGTCTGGGCAAAAGACCTGAACAGTCGAGAGGACCATGTGAAGCGCAGCGTCCAGGGCAAACTGGCCAGTGCCacccagaaacagacagagtcCTACCTTAAACCGCTCTTCAGGAAGCTACGGAAGAAG aGTTTACCTGCGGATATTAAAGAATCAATCACTGACATCATTAAATTCATGCTGCAGAGAGAATATGTGAAG GCCAACGATGCGTATCTGCAGATGGCCATTGGTAATGCCCCCTGGCCCATCGGGGTGACCATGGTGGGTATCCATGCCCGGACGGGGCGAGAGAAGATCTTCTCCAAACACGTGGCCCACGTCCTCAACGACGAGACCCAGAGGAAATACATTCAG GGTCTCAAACGGTTGATGACAATCTGCCAGAAACACTTTTCTACAGACCCCTCAAAATGTGTGGAGTACAATGCACTGTAG
- the bend7 gene encoding BEN domain-containing protein 7 isoform X2, with protein sequence MEFSERKRRRKSQSFKLVQEQDLNSGSFDSDVNIHVNGESKDATMPEAWLGDEGMEIKRQITGMMRLLSDKAGRVYQRVGAEGDSLKQEPQEEHQSWEQLATLPPVLEECQMSVWRPAEESEAPPLPVSTPVPKCEGSGKYGTRSKTQRMLNTKGAVKTNDVDQAVVDAPCCMCNCKSTLQAILQELRAMRRLMQTQKGVQEKQEHTSPPCPPCPVPPALRRRSRKRRPVHKVAPLTAPKRAAVLPLPPCVPLERLSRDTERPVLTPTLTALAASPDLSAQTLSMQNKPIQRLDVHSSSYRQPKGLQTPESEVRLAEDYDVFIPKAQLDSILVNYTRSGSLLFRKLVCAFFDDNTLANSLPNGKRKRGLNDHRKGLDQNIVGAIKVFTEKYCTAHRIEKLPGPRDWVQILQDQIKLARRRLKRESLQLSGEMEREFLTTGPDSNKPGRLVEVGKNVTD encoded by the exons ATGGAGTTTAGCGAGAGGAAAAGAAGACGCAAATCTCAGAGCTTCAAACTGGTCCAAGAGCAAG ATTTAAACTCTGGGAGTTTTGACAGTGACGTCAATATACACGTCAATGGAGAGTCCAAAGATGCGACCATGCCCGAAG CCTGGCTGGGTGATGAGGGTATGGAGATCAAGCGACAGATCACAGGCATGATGCGTCTGCTGAGTGACAAGGCCGGTCGGGTGTACCAGCGTGTGGGAGCTGAGGGGGACAGTCTCAAACAGGAGCCCCAGGAGGAGCACCAGAGCTGGGAACAGCTTGCTACTTTGCCCCCTGTCTTGGAAGAGTGCCAGATGAGTGTCTGGAGACCAGCAGAGGAATCGGAGGCCCCTCCCTTGCCTGTGTCCACCCCGGTCCCCAAATGCGAGGGGTCTGGCAAATACGGCACCCGCTCCAAGACCCAGAGGATGCTTAACACCAAAGGCGCAGTCAAAACAAATG ACGTGGACCAGGCTGTGGTAGACGCTCCCTGTTGCATGTGCAACTGTAAGAGCACCTTACAAGCCATTCTACAGGAGCTCCGAGCTATGAGGAGGCTAATGCAGACACAGAAAGGTGTCCAGGAGAAGCAGGAGCACACAAGCCCTCCCTGCCCGCCTTGCCCCGTACCCCCAGCGCTGCGGCGTAGATCCCGCAAGAGACGCCCTGTCCACAAGGTGGCTCCACTCACTGCTCCTAAGAGGGCAgctgtcctccctctccccccctgtGTACCACTGGAGAGGCTGAGCAGAGACACGGAGAGACCTGTGCTCACGCCCACCTTAACTGCTCTCGCCGCCTCACCTGACCTCTCTGCACAAACCCTGTCCATGCAGAACAAGCCCATCCAGCGCCTTGACGTGCACTCTTCTAGCTACAGACAACCCAAAGGTCTGCAGACCCCAGAG AGTGAGGTTCGCCTAGCGGAGGACTATGATGTGTTTATCCCCAAAGCCCAGCTAGATTCAATCCTGGTCAACTACACACGATCTGGGAGCCTGCTCTTCAGGAAGCTG GTGTGCGCGTTCTTTGACGACAACACACTCGCTAACTCACTGCCCAACGGCAAGAGGAAGAGAGGTCTGAACGACCACAGAAAAGGACTTGACCAGAACATTGTTGGGGCTATTAAAG TATTTACAGAGAAGTACTGCACAGCTCACAGAATAGAGAAGTTGCCAGGCCCGCGGGACTGGGTTCAGATTCTGCAGGACCAGATCAAACTGGCACGCAGACGCCtaaagagag AATCTCTTCAGCTTTctggagaaatggagagggagTTTCTAACAACAG gcCCTGACTCCAACAAGCCAGGACGTTTGGTTGAGGTGGGGAAGAATGTGACTGATTGA